The window CGCTAGAAAAAGTAATGAAGAACAGAACTTCCATTATTATAGCTCACCGACTGAGTACCATTCAGAATGCAGATCATATCGTAGTCATGAAAAAAGGAGAGATCGTAGAGCAAGGAACACATACAGATTTGTTAGCAAAAGAAGGTCTGTATCATGGACTTGTAGGGATGCAGAGTCTGGCTTAATAATAATATTAAATCTTTTATCATGAGAAAATTCACTTTACTTTTCGCTTTATTAATTGGGTCTTCTACAGTAGCAAACGCCCAAGAAACCGTTGAGGTTCTAATGGAAGACGCTTTGAATGAAGCCGCAGAGTCTAACAAGCATGTTTTAGTGAAATTTGAAGCGTCTTGGTGTGGCTGGTGTCATAGAATGACAAGACAAATCAAGGATCAAAAAGTAAGTACTTATTTCTCTGACAACTACGTGGTTTTACCAATTGTAGTCTTTGAAAACGGTGATAAGGTAAAATTAGAAAACCCTGGTTCAAGAGAA is drawn from Nonlabens dokdonensis DSW-6 and contains these coding sequences:
- a CDS encoding thioredoxin family protein, which codes for MRKFTLLFALLIGSSTVANAQETVEVLMEDALNEAAESNKHVLVKFEASWCGWCHRMTRQIKDQKVSTYFSDNYVVLPIVVFENGDKVKLENPGSRELIAKYKGANAGLPFWVILDATGKIVTDSFNEKAQNLGCPASKEEVAVFIEKLKATSEMTEKDVKNVKLVFTDK